GCTCGCTTGATTCGATTGCCCGGCCTGCCCCCTCCTCCATCCCTCCTGCTGCTGCCCATGAAGCTGTCACCGCGCTTTTCCGTCTTGCCCGGCTTGCTGGCAGCCTTGCTGCTGGGCGGGGCCTCGACTTCGGGCTGGGCGGAAAAAGGCGACCGCGCCAAGCCGCTGAACATCAGCTCCAAGAACGGCGGCAGCGTCGAGATCGCCAAGCAGCGCACCGAGTTCAACGGTGATGTGGTGCTGAGCAAGGGCAGCCTGGTGCTGCGCGCCGAGAAGCTCGATGTGCGCGAAACCGGCGACGGCTACTACCAGGTCTATGCCAATGGCCAGACCGGCAAGCAGGTCAGCTTCCGCCAGGCGCGCGATGTGCCGGGCGAGGCCATCGAAGGCCTGGCCGACCAGCTTGAATACGACACCCGCAGCGACACCGTGCGCTTCATCGGCAATGCCGTGGTGCGCCGCCTGCAGGGCACGACGGTGGCCGACGAGGTGACCGGCGCAGTCATCCTGTTCGACAACCGCAGCGAGGTCTTCACCCTCGAGGGCGGCCAGACCTCGCCCCACCCGAGCGGCCGGGTCCGTGTGGTGATGATGCCGCGCGGCGGCGCGCCCGAGGCCGCCTCGGCACCCGCGGCCGCGGCCTCCGGCGTGCAACTCAAGCCCAGCACCAGCCTGAGCCCCCGCAAAGCGCCATGAGCAGCAGCAACAGCAGCGTCGCCAGCCCCCATCACGCGCCCGTGGCCGCCCTCGAATCCGGCCCGCGCAGCCGCCTGGAAGCCGAGGGCCTGGCCAAGAGCTACGGCGTGCGCCGCGTGGTCAAGAACGTGCATCTGGGCGTCAACAGCGGCGAGGTGGTTGGCCTGCTGGGCCCCAACGGCGCCGGCAAGACCACCAGCTTCTACATGATCGT
This region of Paucibacter aquatile genomic DNA includes:
- the lptA gene encoding lipopolysaccharide transport periplasmic protein LptA, encoding MKLSPRFSVLPGLLAALLLGGASTSGWAEKGDRAKPLNISSKNGGSVEIAKQRTEFNGDVVLSKGSLVLRAEKLDVRETGDGYYQVYANGQTGKQVSFRQARDVPGEAIEGLADQLEYDTRSDTVRFIGNAVVRRLQGTTVADEVTGAVILFDNRSEVFTLEGGQTSPHPSGRVRVVMMPRGGAPEAASAPAAAASGVQLKPSTSLSPRKAP